The Porites lutea chromosome 11, jaPorLute2.1, whole genome shotgun sequence genome includes a region encoding these proteins:
- the LOC140952735 gene encoding coiled-coil domain-containing protein 86-like produces the protein MAATTTKDIREEKPKMIPKGRPKSGRVWKSEKKRKSAVIGVQPLHTSWSRKQQVRMQQKLMKVYEKELKEEAKKQKEEKRRKIEERKKRREENEKKSQVVQVIKDTAKIKRMKKKQLRKIETR, from the exons ATGGCCGCCACCACAACAAAAGATATCCGTGAAGAAAAGCCTAAAATGATTCCAAAAGGAAGACCTAAATCCGGAAGAGTGTGGAAGAGTGAAAAGAAAAG GAAATCTGCAGTTATTGGTGTTCAGCCCTTGCACACATCTTGGAGCAGAAAACAGCAAGTTAGAATGcaacaaaaattaatgaaagtttatgaaaaagaacttaaagaagaggcaaagaaacaaaaagag gaaaaacgaaggaaaatagaagaaaggaaaaagagaagagaggaaaatgaaaagaaatcacAAGTTGTACAAGTG ATAAAAGACACAGCAAAGATAAAGAGAATGAAGAAGAAACAGCTACGAAAAATTGAAACTCGTTGA
- the LOC140952176 gene encoding bis(5'-adenosyl)-triphosphatase-like, with protein sequence MTGQSFNFGRIFLQPSVVFFRSQLSFGFVNRKPVLPGHVLVSPLRVVKRFCELTEEEVADLFTSTQKIARVVEKVYGASSLSIAIQDGPEAGQTIEHVHVHVLPRKKGDFEHNDDVYKALDEHDKQEGLVAETGSATNKGFRSEEEMAKEAAYLAGLF encoded by the coding sequence ATGACGGGACAGAGTTTCAATTTTGGGCGAATTTTTCTTCAGCCTTCTGTGGTATTTTTCCGTTCTCAGTTGTCCTTTGGATTTGTAAATAGAAAGCCTGTTCTTCCAGGACATGTACTTGTGTCTCCTCTTCGCGTTGTTAAGAGATTTTGTGAACTAACCGAGGAAGAAGTGGCGGACTTGTTCACGAGTACGCAAAAAATCGCACGTGTTGTGGAGAAGGTGTACGGCGCCAGTTCTCTTTCGATTGCGATACAGGATGGCCCCGAGGCAGGACAGACAATTGAGCATGTCCATGTCCACGTGTTGCCCAGGAAAAAAGGAGATTTTGAACATAATGATGATGTCTACAAGGCTCTCGACGAACACGACAAACAGGAAGGTTTGGTGGCGGAAACGGGCTCAGCGACTAATAAAGGATTTAGGAGTGAGGAAGAAATGGCGAAAGAAGCGGCTTATCTAGCTGGCTTATTctga
- the LOC140952662 gene encoding NACHT, LRR and PYD domains-containing protein 9-like isoform X1, producing MSKPVQDNKASSSKSSNGDPPELRISCLSMRDVKAKTKDPKDANLPIDLLLLTVKNCEFLACYNELQDPYKCWFDGLGYVYFSHVDQSQEEKVKVALLRCYKNGIGPGGSLISVKNAASKLRPKAVISVGACTGLNPNKTKLGDVIVSAKLTTYQGQSTSLRSCVSRRFLDIIKYSNCGWEVPLKDPAAQEIQVHCDGEFLSGPEEVSAEWRRQQLAELHPDAVAVETEGEGIFTAAFDTQIEWLIVKGIAGYADCAQSTSEGWSSCASVMAASLVTHILSDPVVFRSWPHYQDLSELDSASNSKKPRLSSEADSADAFLTWSQNQLCSLYNGTLGQVMITPWNPDNTMDMDEVYVQLSLLRDERKLDGTTKTEFEDYSEIFSSHGHHVIPKRILVYGKPGVGKSTFSKKLAVDWARGEKEILKQFTVLLLIQLRDVCNTPSVCAMLEQAELLSAENPLVFNQLYDYILQNQEKVLLVLDGFDEYSAEKSSPIHHIWRGSLLRDCMTIVTTRPSKEDELRKPSHVQLEISGFTNDQIKQFAEKFFSHRKDITDEFTKFLTERQLWGMAKIPLLLLMLCLTWKKRDHSRQEQSQSRADLYERFFQTLLDHVAAKTSDHTFTSLDEYKDDLTKLGKVAFDALLTDCLYFELSKVPADIRCLVKKFLSVGFFQVSKLSSSSRPDEIVHFLHKSVQEFLSAWFIVKEVTKTKTASLTCLSNVDSFEKVKKIHEVLKFVCEISSESAVAVFHHLQMIGEKEGLTEYSFSFSPSSKDLSSDQRKFHQISLDCFLSCPAPERQMIYPSFLHCVNGVVVIRRTDHLSIVAREHVLKLFTSPKPNYVFFCEEELFSRLLNIVSDAVSIMCDLQAVVVPLFGDHDSKLVNTYEDLACYYPFVKKEEQQMVVYITRLIRQFCDSHTGQLFLDLLNDTSEPQSPTPQTVDEVPQDETNNSSRLTKETSGQTGKHTLSYLREVVVYYPSPEELLVVGKLLKFVNSLETLKITLNDKYWQEGLYDVQVVESLVSHIYCTCITDSLHSLELGFFRMTQIITARIVRSLSQAPNLRSLNLSWNCLLYSGIKNLTENLRHLKHLCRLELRGAGIGHLECQLLSTALKYVGNLRFLDLSQNLLAHGILELSKHLNCIPRLHELVLYHTDMGEREVTSLARALKNTPQLARLGLSHNPLGRGVGELIKHLKSIPRVQSLELSSVPMTRKEVSDLYTAVAPLTGGIVLNTDYHFHLDQGVLWPEDVLKTRGVSYDDED from the exons ATGTCAAAACCGGTACAAGACAATAAAGCTAGTAGTTCAAAAAGCAGCAATGGCGACCCTCCTGAGCTTAGAATTAGCTGTTTATCCATGCGTGATGTCAAGGCAAAAACAAAGGACCCAAAAGATGCAAATCTGCCTATTGATCTGTTATTATTGACAGTCAAGAACTGTGAGTTCTTAGCTTGTTACAATGAGCTACAGGATCCATACAAGTGCTGGTTCGATGGTCTTGGGTATGTTTACTTTTCACATGTAGATCAGAGTCAAGAGGAGAAAGTGAAAGTCGCATTACTGCGTTGCTATAAAAATGGCATTGGTCCCGGTGGTTCTCTGATATCTGTGAAGAATGCAGCTTCCAAACTAAGACCCAAGGCAGTTATTTCTGTTGGAGCATGCACTGGCCTTAACCCTAACAAAACCAAGTTAGGAGATGTCATTGTTTCAGCAAAATTAACAACATATCAAGGGCAGTCAACTAGCTTGAGAAGTTGTGTAAGCAGAAGATTTCTTGATATCATCAAATATTCCAATTGTGGGTGGGAGGTACCTCTGAAGGACCCAGCAGCACAAGAGATCCAAGTACATTGTGATGGTGAGTTTTTAAGTGGCCCAGAGGAGGTCAGTGCTGAATGGAGACGTCAACAACTTGCTGAACTGCATCCTGATGCAGTGGCTGTTGAAACGGAAGGAGAAG GTATCTTCACAGCTGCATTTGACACCCAGATTGAATGGCTCATTGTGAAAGGAATAGCTGGTTATGCTGATTGTGCTCAGTCGACATCAGAGGGTTGGTCATCCTGTGCCAGTGTGATGGCTGCCTCTCTTGTTACCCATATTTTGAGTGATCCTGTTGTTTTTCGTTCATGGCCTCACTATCAAG ACTTGTCGGAGTTGGATTCAGCCAGCAACTCAAAGAAACCAAGACTTTCCTCTGAAG CAGATTCTGCCGATGCATTTTTGACGTGGAGTCAAAATCAACTGTGCTCGCTTTACAATGGCACCCTTGGTCAGGTGATGATTACTCCATGGAACCCAGACAACACCATGGACATGGATGAGGTGTATGTTCAGTTATCACTGCTGAGAGATGAAAGAAAACTTGATGGGACAACTAAAACGGAGTTTGAAGATTACAGTGAGATATTTTCGAGCCACGGGCATCATGTCATCCCTAAAAGAATTCTAGTGTACGGAAAGCCGGGCGTAGGGAAGTCCACATTTTCAAAGAAGCTTGCCGTAGACTGGGCAAGAGGCGAGAAAGAAATTCTTAAGCAATTCACAGTGTTGCTTTTAATCCAGCTACGAGATGTTTGTAACACCCCAAGTGTCTGTGCCATGCTCGAACAGGCAGAGCTGTTGTCTGCTGAAAACCCACTGGTTTTCAACCAGCTCTACGATTATATTCTTCAAAATCAGGAGAAAGTTTTGCTTGTTTTGGATGGCTTTGACGAATACAGTGCTGAGAAATCGTCGCCAATTCATCATATTTGGAGAGGCAGTTTGCTGAGAGATTGCATGACCATCGTAACTACAAGGCCATCGAAAGAGGACGAGCTACGAAAACCAAGTCATGTTCAGTTAGAGATCAGTGGGTTTACTAATGATCAAATTAAACAGTTTGCCGAGAAGTTCTTTTCTCACAGAAAGGACATTACAGATGAATTTACCAAGTTCTTAACTGAACGGCAACTGTGGGGCATGGCAAAGATACCGCTTCTTTTGTTGATGCTTTGTCTAACTTGGAAGAAGAGAGATCATAGCCGTCAAGAACAGTCACAATCCCGCGCAGATCTttatgaaagattttttcagaCCCTGCTGGATCATGTTGCAGCCAAAACGTCAGATCATACCTTTACAAGTCTTGATGAATACAAAGATGACCTTACGAAACTGGGAAAAGTTGCATTTGATGCACTTTTAACGGATTGCCTTTATTTTGAGCTCAGCAAAGTGCCCGCAGACATTCGTTGTCTTGTCAAGAAATTTCTTTCTGTGGGTTTCTTCCAAGTTTCTAAGCTGTCGAGTTCATCTCGTCCTGATGAAATCGTACACTTTTTGCATAAAAGTGTACAAGAGTTTCTTTCTGCCTGGTTTATAGTTAAGGAagtcacaaaaacaaagacggcATCTCTCACCTGTCTGTCAAATGTCGATTCGTTTGAGAAGGTCAAGAAGATTCACGAAGTACTGAAATTTGTCTGCGAGATTTCATCAGAATCTGCGGTGGCTGTTTTTCATCATCTACAGATGATAGGAGAAAAAGAGGGCCTTACGGAGTACAGCTTCTCCTTCAGTCCTTCCTCTAAAGATTTATCTTCAGATCAAAGAAAGTTCCATCAAATAAGCCTAGACTGTTTCCTTTCCTGTCCAGCCCCAGAAAGACAAATGATCTACCCTTCATTTCTTCACTGTGTTAACGGTGTTGTAGTGATACGTCGAACTGACCACCTGTCAATTGTTGCCAGAGAACATGTGCTGAAGCTATTTACTTCACCCAAGCCGaattatgtatttttttgtgaagagGAACTCTTTTCACGATTACTAAACATAGTTAGTGATGCAGTCTCCATTATGTGCGATTTGCAAGCTGTTGTTGTCCCCCTTTTTGGCGATCATGATTCCAAGCTTGTAAATACTTACGAAGACCTGGCTTGTTATTATCCTTTCGTGAAGAAAGAAGAACAGCAAATGGTGGTGTACATAACTCGCCTAATACGGCAATTTTGCGACTCTCACACCGGTCAGTTGTTCTTAGATCTCCTGAATGACACATCAGAACCGCAGTCTCCTACTCCGCAGACTGTTGATGAAGTACCACAggatgaaacaaataattcttCTCGTTTGACTAAAGAAACGTCTGGCCAGACTGGAAAACATACTCTGTCATATCTCAGAGAGGTTGTGGTTTATTATCCATCACCTGAGGAGCTGTTGGTGGTGGGTAAGTTGCTTAAGTTTGTAAACAGTCTTGAAACCTTGAAAATTACACTTAATGACAAGTACTGGCAAGAGGGATTATATGACGTTCAGGTTGTAGAAAGTTTAGTGTCCCATATTTACTGCACTTGTATTACTGACAGTCTTCACAGCCTAGAGCTTGGGTTTTTTCGTATGACACAGATAATTACTGCTCGTATTGTAAGATCACTTTCCCAGGCTCCCAACTTGCGCAGCCTTAACTTGTCATGGAACTGTTTATTGTACTCTGGTATAAAAAACTTAACTGAGAACCTTCGCCATTTAAAACATTTGTGTCGTCTGGAGTTGCGTGGCGCTGGGATTGGACATCTTGAGTGTCAGTTACTTTCCACTGCATTGAAATATGTTGGCAATTTGCGATTTCTTGATTTGTCTCAAAACCTGCTGGCTCATGGGATTTTAGAACTCTCCAAACACCTGAACTGTATTCCCCGTCTTCATGAACTAGTCCTCTACCACACTGACATGGGTGAAAGGGAAGTCACTTCCCTTGCTCGTGCATTGAAAAATACTCCACAGCTGGCAAGACTTGGCCTTTCGCATAATCCACTGGGTCGAGGAGTAGGTGAGCTGATCAAACATCTTAAAAGTATTCCTCGTGTACAGTCCTTGGAGCTTTCATCTGTGCCAATGACACGCAAAGAAGTCAGTGACCTCTATACTGCTGTAGCGCCTCTAACCGGCGGAATCGTCCTTAACACGGATTACCAT TTCCACTTGGACCAGGGTGTGCTCTGGCCTGAGGATGTGTTGAAAACGAGGGGTGTATCTTATGACGATGAAGACTGA
- the LOC140952662 gene encoding NACHT, LRR and PYD domains-containing protein 9-like isoform X2 — protein MSKPVQDNKASSSKSSNGDPPELRISCLSMRDVKAKTKDPKDANLPIDLLLLTVKNCEFLACYNELQDPYKCWFDGLGYVYFSHVDQSQEEKVKVALLRCYKNGIGPGGSLISVKNAASKLRPKAVISVGACTGLNPNKTKLGDVIVSAKLTTYQGQSTSLRSCVSRRFLDIIKYSNCGWEVPLKDPAAQEIQVHCDGEFLSGPEEVSAEWRRQQLAELHPDAVAVETEGEGIFTAAFDTQIEWLIVKGIAGYADCAQSTSEGWSSCASVMAASLVTHILSDPVVFRSWPHYQDLSELDSASNSKKPRLSSEADSADAFLTWSQNQLCSLYNGTLGQVMITPWNPDNTMDMDEVYVQLSLLRDERKLDGTTKTEFEDYSEIFSSHGHHVIPKRILVYGKPGVGKSTFSKKLAVDWARGEKEILKQFTVLLLIQLRDVCNTPSVCAMLEQAELLSAENPLVFNQLYDYILQNQEKVLLVLDGFDEYSAEKSSPIHHIWRGSLLRDCMTIVTTRPSKEDELRKPSHVQLEISGFTNDQIKQFAEKFFSHRKDITDEFTKFLTERQLWGMAKIPLLLLMLCLTWKKRDHSRQEQSQSRADLYERFFQTLLDHVAAKTSDHTFTSLDEYKDDLTKLGKVAFDALLTDCLYFELSKVPADIRCLVKKFLSVGFFQVSKLSSSSRPDEIVHFLHKSVQEFLSAWFIVKEVTKTKTASLTCLSNVDSFEKVKKIHEVLKFVCEISSESAVAVFHHLQMIGEKEGLTEYSFSFSPSSKDLSSDQRKFHQISLDCFLSCPAPERQMIYPSFLHCVNGVVVIRRTDHLSIVAREHVLKLFTSPKPNYVFFCEEELFSRLLNIVSDAVSIMCDLQAVVVPLFGDHDSKLVNTYEDLACYYPFVKKEEQQMVVYITRLIRQFCDSHTGQLFLDLLNDTSEPQSPTPQTVDEVPQDETNNSSRLTKETSGQTGKHTLSYLREVVVYYPSPEELLVVGKLLKFVNSLETLKITLNDKYWQEGLYDVQVVESLVSHIYCTCITDSLHSLELGFFRMTQIITARIVRSLSQAPNLRSLNLSWNCLLYSGIKNLTENLRHLKHLCRLELRGAGIGHLECQLLSTALKYVGNLRFLDLSQNLLAHGILELSKHLNCIPRLHELVLYHTDMGEREVTSLARALKNTPQLARLGLSHNPLGRGVGELIKHLKSIPRVQSLELSSVPMTRKEVSDLYTAVAPLTGGIVLNTDYHALFTLNGGNGLLIQ, from the exons ATGTCAAAACCGGTACAAGACAATAAAGCTAGTAGTTCAAAAAGCAGCAATGGCGACCCTCCTGAGCTTAGAATTAGCTGTTTATCCATGCGTGATGTCAAGGCAAAAACAAAGGACCCAAAAGATGCAAATCTGCCTATTGATCTGTTATTATTGACAGTCAAGAACTGTGAGTTCTTAGCTTGTTACAATGAGCTACAGGATCCATACAAGTGCTGGTTCGATGGTCTTGGGTATGTTTACTTTTCACATGTAGATCAGAGTCAAGAGGAGAAAGTGAAAGTCGCATTACTGCGTTGCTATAAAAATGGCATTGGTCCCGGTGGTTCTCTGATATCTGTGAAGAATGCAGCTTCCAAACTAAGACCCAAGGCAGTTATTTCTGTTGGAGCATGCACTGGCCTTAACCCTAACAAAACCAAGTTAGGAGATGTCATTGTTTCAGCAAAATTAACAACATATCAAGGGCAGTCAACTAGCTTGAGAAGTTGTGTAAGCAGAAGATTTCTTGATATCATCAAATATTCCAATTGTGGGTGGGAGGTACCTCTGAAGGACCCAGCAGCACAAGAGATCCAAGTACATTGTGATGGTGAGTTTTTAAGTGGCCCAGAGGAGGTCAGTGCTGAATGGAGACGTCAACAACTTGCTGAACTGCATCCTGATGCAGTGGCTGTTGAAACGGAAGGAGAAG GTATCTTCACAGCTGCATTTGACACCCAGATTGAATGGCTCATTGTGAAAGGAATAGCTGGTTATGCTGATTGTGCTCAGTCGACATCAGAGGGTTGGTCATCCTGTGCCAGTGTGATGGCTGCCTCTCTTGTTACCCATATTTTGAGTGATCCTGTTGTTTTTCGTTCATGGCCTCACTATCAAG ACTTGTCGGAGTTGGATTCAGCCAGCAACTCAAAGAAACCAAGACTTTCCTCTGAAG CAGATTCTGCCGATGCATTTTTGACGTGGAGTCAAAATCAACTGTGCTCGCTTTACAATGGCACCCTTGGTCAGGTGATGATTACTCCATGGAACCCAGACAACACCATGGACATGGATGAGGTGTATGTTCAGTTATCACTGCTGAGAGATGAAAGAAAACTTGATGGGACAACTAAAACGGAGTTTGAAGATTACAGTGAGATATTTTCGAGCCACGGGCATCATGTCATCCCTAAAAGAATTCTAGTGTACGGAAAGCCGGGCGTAGGGAAGTCCACATTTTCAAAGAAGCTTGCCGTAGACTGGGCAAGAGGCGAGAAAGAAATTCTTAAGCAATTCACAGTGTTGCTTTTAATCCAGCTACGAGATGTTTGTAACACCCCAAGTGTCTGTGCCATGCTCGAACAGGCAGAGCTGTTGTCTGCTGAAAACCCACTGGTTTTCAACCAGCTCTACGATTATATTCTTCAAAATCAGGAGAAAGTTTTGCTTGTTTTGGATGGCTTTGACGAATACAGTGCTGAGAAATCGTCGCCAATTCATCATATTTGGAGAGGCAGTTTGCTGAGAGATTGCATGACCATCGTAACTACAAGGCCATCGAAAGAGGACGAGCTACGAAAACCAAGTCATGTTCAGTTAGAGATCAGTGGGTTTACTAATGATCAAATTAAACAGTTTGCCGAGAAGTTCTTTTCTCACAGAAAGGACATTACAGATGAATTTACCAAGTTCTTAACTGAACGGCAACTGTGGGGCATGGCAAAGATACCGCTTCTTTTGTTGATGCTTTGTCTAACTTGGAAGAAGAGAGATCATAGCCGTCAAGAACAGTCACAATCCCGCGCAGATCTttatgaaagattttttcagaCCCTGCTGGATCATGTTGCAGCCAAAACGTCAGATCATACCTTTACAAGTCTTGATGAATACAAAGATGACCTTACGAAACTGGGAAAAGTTGCATTTGATGCACTTTTAACGGATTGCCTTTATTTTGAGCTCAGCAAAGTGCCCGCAGACATTCGTTGTCTTGTCAAGAAATTTCTTTCTGTGGGTTTCTTCCAAGTTTCTAAGCTGTCGAGTTCATCTCGTCCTGATGAAATCGTACACTTTTTGCATAAAAGTGTACAAGAGTTTCTTTCTGCCTGGTTTATAGTTAAGGAagtcacaaaaacaaagacggcATCTCTCACCTGTCTGTCAAATGTCGATTCGTTTGAGAAGGTCAAGAAGATTCACGAAGTACTGAAATTTGTCTGCGAGATTTCATCAGAATCTGCGGTGGCTGTTTTTCATCATCTACAGATGATAGGAGAAAAAGAGGGCCTTACGGAGTACAGCTTCTCCTTCAGTCCTTCCTCTAAAGATTTATCTTCAGATCAAAGAAAGTTCCATCAAATAAGCCTAGACTGTTTCCTTTCCTGTCCAGCCCCAGAAAGACAAATGATCTACCCTTCATTTCTTCACTGTGTTAACGGTGTTGTAGTGATACGTCGAACTGACCACCTGTCAATTGTTGCCAGAGAACATGTGCTGAAGCTATTTACTTCACCCAAGCCGaattatgtatttttttgtgaagagGAACTCTTTTCACGATTACTAAACATAGTTAGTGATGCAGTCTCCATTATGTGCGATTTGCAAGCTGTTGTTGTCCCCCTTTTTGGCGATCATGATTCCAAGCTTGTAAATACTTACGAAGACCTGGCTTGTTATTATCCTTTCGTGAAGAAAGAAGAACAGCAAATGGTGGTGTACATAACTCGCCTAATACGGCAATTTTGCGACTCTCACACCGGTCAGTTGTTCTTAGATCTCCTGAATGACACATCAGAACCGCAGTCTCCTACTCCGCAGACTGTTGATGAAGTACCACAggatgaaacaaataattcttCTCGTTTGACTAAAGAAACGTCTGGCCAGACTGGAAAACATACTCTGTCATATCTCAGAGAGGTTGTGGTTTATTATCCATCACCTGAGGAGCTGTTGGTGGTGGGTAAGTTGCTTAAGTTTGTAAACAGTCTTGAAACCTTGAAAATTACACTTAATGACAAGTACTGGCAAGAGGGATTATATGACGTTCAGGTTGTAGAAAGTTTAGTGTCCCATATTTACTGCACTTGTATTACTGACAGTCTTCACAGCCTAGAGCTTGGGTTTTTTCGTATGACACAGATAATTACTGCTCGTATTGTAAGATCACTTTCCCAGGCTCCCAACTTGCGCAGCCTTAACTTGTCATGGAACTGTTTATTGTACTCTGGTATAAAAAACTTAACTGAGAACCTTCGCCATTTAAAACATTTGTGTCGTCTGGAGTTGCGTGGCGCTGGGATTGGACATCTTGAGTGTCAGTTACTTTCCACTGCATTGAAATATGTTGGCAATTTGCGATTTCTTGATTTGTCTCAAAACCTGCTGGCTCATGGGATTTTAGAACTCTCCAAACACCTGAACTGTATTCCCCGTCTTCATGAACTAGTCCTCTACCACACTGACATGGGTGAAAGGGAAGTCACTTCCCTTGCTCGTGCATTGAAAAATACTCCACAGCTGGCAAGACTTGGCCTTTCGCATAATCCACTGGGTCGAGGAGTAGGTGAGCTGATCAAACATCTTAAAAGTATTCCTCGTGTACAGTCCTTGGAGCTTTCATCTGTGCCAATGACACGCAAAGAAGTCAGTGACCTCTATACTGCTGTAGCGCCTCTAACCGGCGGAATCGTCCTTAACACGGATTACCAT gcaCTCTTTACTCTGAATGGTGGTAATGGCCTtctaatacagtaa